TAATTTGACAAAAAGTATAGTCAATTTGACAATTGGCTCTtgatgataattttgacaaaactcCTCTTTTCTAATTAGAATGGGTCCTCTAAAGAAAATTTGAAACCCTAATGGCTATTCTTCATGCATTGAATCCAATTTCACTTTGTCATGTTGATTTTTATGTCAAAACTCTAGTTGAAACATGTAATCTTGGATACAGTAATATGACATGttgttttgtatcatttttttTGGTCAATCAAAAATTTGTAGGAACaataacaaaaccctaatcttaTGTTATGTACTTGTAATCATTCACATTTTAAccacaccatatatatatatatatatatatatatatatatatatatatatatatatatatatatatatatactctctctctagtgcataaTATATTTAATCCTACAACTCATATTGTTCATTTAATAACAATTTATCAATTTATTTTGTTATGATCTAACTGTATCATATGCAATAATATTACTACCATAAATTTATTAAGTTGGTCCTTGGTAATAATATTGTAGTATACcataattaaattatcttcaaTAACTATAACATTGGCACCCTTTTCATAATTTTTGATGCCCCACTTATAGATAGACATAGATGCTTTATATTTTGATGCTACTTTGAGTTAAGTTACTTAATATGATTATACTTACAGAACCTTTTATATCTAGGGATAAAGTTGAAAGCACAAAGATGACTTAGTCGATATAATGTACTAACATAGAATGAGAAAATAGTTGAAGGAAATTGTATGTTGATTTTTATAGACCATGATGTGAATAGAGACTTGGTGTTATATGATGATtataagtttattttattttggcTATGATGGTATGTTGTACTAACAATTTGATTGAGTATGATTCAACCTTAGACTTGAAGGAAGCAAGTTAAGGGGAATAAAATATTTGGTGTTGAGGTAAGTCTTTTTCTACCTTGCCTTGTTTTTGTGAAGCCCCATCTATAGTTGGCTATCCatgttcaatatttttattttacttGAGATGTTTCAAGTTTGATTCCAATATTATGTACATTGATTTATGGTTCAATCTTCACTATGGttatgttgtatatgtgtatgtatatacatacacatatacatatggatggatgcatgtgtgtgtgtgtgtgtgtgtgtgtgtgtgtgtgtgtgtgtgtgtgtgtgtgtgtgtgtgtgtgtgtgtgtgtgtgtgtgtgtgtgtgtgtgtgtgtgtgtgtgtgtctctgtgtatatatatagtatagtttttatgtatgtatgtatgcatacatatatacatatacatatacatatacacatatattatacatatacatatgtgtatgtgtgtgtgtgtgtatgtgtatgtgtatgtgtatgtgtatgtgtatgtgtatgtgtatgtgtatgtgtatgtgtatgtgtatgtgtatgtgtatgtgtatgtgtatgtgtatgaatgttggtaaataaataaattataacttGATTTTATTTTCACATATTCCTAAGGGTAAGTCCTTAACTCTATTTTATCCAAATTTATTATCTCAAATCAAATTTGTAGATGTGGAACATTACCAATTCAACTTTACAAGTGTGGAGATAACCCCtaatcttgtgtgtgtgtgtgtgtgtgtgtatgtttgcaGTGGTATGTTTTAACACATCAAATTAtgtttttttagttttatgttCATAGTGTAGGGAAGAGGATTCAATAGTTAAGTGTTTCAATTTTGtgtttctcaaaatcttatgtggcAATTTCAAATCACTCCTATTTTTTTAGAGCAAATCACTTGGTAAGTCTCTAGCTTATAATCAAGGTTTTAggtccacatcatcaaatatgatgacatatcattatatttttttggttgggGTGTCCAAAATGACCCCAAAACAAAGACTGATAGTTATGCACTAAGTAATATTATATTAGTgtgctaatgtggcatcacatgatttgttgctttCTAAATGTAAGGAATACATTTCATACAATTATATGTACTCATGATCAACGCTAACAACTTAAAGTGACAAGTACTAGTGctataatatcaaaaatattaggcattaaatcaacaaatgctatAACAACTATTGAAAAATGATCAACTAGTGGATCTTCTCCTCTAGCAAAGTGATATTAGTATGTGTTCAGTCTCTcttttttaataattattctttAAGTAAATGACATTGTAGCAAGTGCTCAATTTGTAAGGAGGAAGATTTTGACAATTCTAACTACCTCACTTGTCTTTCAAAACAGCTTTGATGATGATTGTATCCATGTAAAGGAATTTTCATGTATTCAACTTGAACTCTAAATTTTAATATAATAGGAGGGGAGCTAATCTTTTGCTTGATCTATcatagaataatagtaatttttgaaaaatcttaaaatgaaataaaataactaTTTGGTAAATAAAATAATTCAAGTTTTTATATATCTAAAGTTGTTTcttgatagatgtatttaagatatctatactaatttaaccttttttattgtttttaaaatatagagtgatttatatttgtagattatatattcatgcatgcaTACAAGGATGAAAAATCATatctgcatttttatttttttttagatctattttaatttggttgctTAATATAATGATTAGTATATGCAATTTGATATGTATTTACATGAAATAAGATGTACCCACTTTCTTATACTTAAAGGTTTCCATGCAATTTGTAATTTTATCTGTTcattattttaaatcaattttgtATGTATGAATTCAACCCTCCAATTTGTAAATTCAAGTTTAAAGCTAGACTCAAACTAAACCTAAGTAAACATTAAtgtctttatatttaaaaataaatattgattCTAAATATTTTTTCATCAGAGATATTTCTCCACTACTAACATCCTACATTACACCTctcaatataattattatttgaacacatgaacatcaaatatttttatctttattcTATTGCAGAATAAGAATACATTACAAAGTGATATAAATTAACCAACCTAAATTAGTATTTGAAGATGGGTTCACCCAGGATTTCCACCTTCAACATACTTACATTACTGTTTGGACACTGGATTAAGTATTTCCATAATTGCCCTTATTGCACAACAAAATACATCATCATTCTCTAACAGTTGTCATACTTAGTTGAACTCCGCTTCACCAACCCATAACCAGTTGTACTTGTCTAAGGCATTAGGTGATTGAGTTGCTTATTCCATTACCATAATAATTAAACAAAGTAGCTATCCACAAATTTCCATCATTCCAAGCAGCATATCACTATCCACAAATTTCCCAAGATTCATAATCAGCAAGTGTCTCCAGTATCAGAATCTAGGTTCTTACCGACATCATATGTTTCTTCTACCAGTTCATTTTCCAAATCTGGCCACTGGAGACGCTCACTAAACTGCCCCTGAACAATATTAGTCCATGCCACCTCCCTTGCCACCAGAGGCAATGTAGTAGGTTACCACCCTATAATGTGGTAAATCAGAACTTGTATAGAAAGCATGGATCAAAAGTACCATAACAAATTCTGATTGCACTAGAACTGGAAGCCTCTGAGCCAAATCCAGCAAAAGACCATATGATATGACCTTGTTGTTCTTGGTTGTTAAGATTTGAAAATTAGTTTGATGGTGCATGGTGATGTAAGAAAGTCAATTGCACATACCTTTAGAGCCTATCCTCATAATCAGAGAGGGGAGTGATATGATCCTTGAGCCCCTTCCTCTTGCGGATATCAATGACAAGTCTTCCTGCCTGTGAAGAAGGATCCATGGGATCAGTACTCATCATATCCCAGTGGTGAAATACACTCTGAGGAAAAGCCTGGCCACCTGTGGCAAGTCTAAGGGTATCTGCAAACTTAAAAGATTCAATGACTGGCAAATAGGCCTTAATGTTATATAGTGGAGTGCCAGGTCTCTGGAGCTCCTCAAATACATGGCCTCTTTTCTGGTTCAAAACATTATAAATGCCGCCTAGAGCTTGCTCAGGAGCCTGAATTTCGACCAGGTAAACCGGTTCAAGAAGTCTGGGCTTAGCAGTAAGCTGAGCAGCATACATGACCCTTCTTGCAGTTGGGATAAGCTGACCACCTCCTCTGTGGATGGCATCAGCATGTAAAACCACGTCACAAATTTCAAAGCAGATACCCCTCATGTTCTCCTCTGCAAGGGCCCCCTCTTTGGATGCCCATTGGAACGCAGCAACAACAGAGTCCTTGATTTCATTCAAGTACTGAACTCCCTTGCACATATCAACTACCATGTTTGGTCCAATTGTCTCGGGCCCAAAGCACCAGATCTTCTTTGCTAGATCCTTATCCCATCCAAATTCTTCACTGAGCACTTTCCCCCTGACTTTAGGATCATCCCTTGGACCAATTCGGCCCTCATCAATTGCCTCTGCAAGACCTTCTTCCATAGGCCTTGCTTCAAAGTAAAGCCTGTTGTGCTTATTGGGAGACTTGCTCATCACAACATGGTGTGATTTCTCTAGAACGGTTTCTCGGAAGGAAACAATGGGATCAGACACAACTATTTCAGCTCCCCCCATAAAATCCTCTTGCAAGTCCTTGAGGCATATCTCAACGTGGAGCTCCCCTGCCCCTGCAATGATGTGCTCCCCTGATTCTTCAATGGTGCATACAACCATAGGGTCTGACTTGGCCAGGCGTTTCAAGCCTTCAACAAGCTTTGGAAGATCAGAAGGTATCTTACACTGCACTGCAACACGATAAACAGGAGAAACAGAGAACTTCATTGCTTTGATTGGGTGGGCATCCATCTCTTTCTCATTTGTCAGAGTAGCATTCTTAGTTATACACTGGTCCAACCCTACCATGGCCACAGTGTTTCCACATGGCACATCATCTACTGTCTCCTGCTTCTTTCCCATCCATATGACAGTCCTTTGAACACTCTTTACATATAGATCCTTCTTCTCTCCAGGCACATAGTTGGGACCCATGATCCTAACCTTCATACCCTTTGCTACTGTCCCTGAAAAGACCCGGCCAAAGGCAAAGAACCTCCCTTTGTCAGAGGCTGGAATCATCTTGGAAACATACAACATCAAGGGTCCAGCAGGGTCACAGTCCCTGATTGCCTTGGCATAGACATCATCCAGAGGTCCTTCATACAAATTCCCCACACGGTATCTCTGGGCCATATAAGGGGATGGCAAATGGAAAATCATCATTTCAAGAAGGGCATTACTTGCAGGCAGCCAGCTTTGCATAACACGCTTCATAAGGGCCTTCCCAACCAAATCCCTCTCTTCATTCTTCATTGCAATCCCAAGCTTTTGCAACATGGGCCATAGCTTATCCTTCTCATTGTTCATACACCCATCGATAATCTGCCTTATTGGCTCATATATAAACTGAACAAAGCCTCTCTTGCAGGTTCGTGAGCCGGTATTTGTGCTAGTCCATCTTCTTGTGGCTGTGTCAAAGTAATTCTCACCCCACAGCCTCTCCATCATCTTCAGTTCATCGACCCCAAACTTCTTAGCATACATTTTTGCAAAATTTGTCATTGTAAAAGCCCATCCATGCAGACCAGCCGAGAATGCTACAGTACCTTTCTCTGGATAAACTTGAACATCACCAAGAAGAGCGTCCTCATAAGTAGCCATAATCACATTCGCACTTTCAATGACCCTTGATATAGTCTGATAGGCCTCCTCTCCATCAACCTGAAGCTCAAGGAAGCACCTATCAATCTTGTTTACAGTAAGGATGGGCTTAATCCTTTCTGCCAGAGCTTGTCGAAGAACAGTTTCAGTCTGAACACAGACCCCCTCAACACAATCTACCACAACCAATGCACCATCTGTGATTCGCAGAGCTGCTGTAACTTCTGATGAGAACTCAATGTGACCTGGAGAATCAATGAGATTTATTAAATACTCATTACCTATTCTCTCTCCCTTAAAGCTGCTCAGAGACTCCTCTGTCATCTTATAGTATAAGGAGATCCCAGTTGACTTGATAGTGATGCCACGTTCAGCTTCATCTGCACGAGTATCAGTCATCCTAACATCTCCTGCAACTTCTTGAGCTATAATTCCAGCTGCTGCTACTAAAGAATCTGTCAATGTG
The nucleotide sequence above comes from Cryptomeria japonica chromosome 11, Sugi_1.0, whole genome shotgun sequence. Encoded proteins:
- the LOC131051406 gene encoding elongation factor 2, encoding MVKFTVEELRRIMDLKHNIRNMSVIAHVDHGKSTLTDSLVAAAGIIAQEVAGDVRMTDTRADEAERGITIKSTGISLYYKMTEESLSSFKGERIGNEYLINLIDSPGHIEFSSEVTAALRITDGALVVVDCVEGVCVQTETVLRQALAERIKPILTVNKIDRCFLELQVDGEEAYQTISRVIESANVIMATYEDALLGDVQVYPEKGTVAFSAGLHGWAFTMTNFAKMYAKKFGVDELKMMERLWGENYFDTATRRWTSTNTGSRTCKRGFVQFIYEPIRQIIDGCMNNEKDKLWPMLQKLGIAMKNEERDLVGKALMKRVMQSWLPASNALLEMMIFHLPSPYMAQRYRVGNLYEGPLDDVYAKAIRDCDPAGPLMLYVSKMIPASDKGRFFAFGRVFSGTVAKGMKVRIMGPNYVPGEKKDLYVKSVQRTVIWMGKKQETVDDVPCGNTVAMVGLDQCITKNATLTNEKEMDAHPIKAMKFSVSPVYRVAVQCKIPSDLPKLVEGLKRLAKSDPMVVCTIEESGEHIIAGAGELHVEICLKDLQEDFMGGAEIVVSDPIVSFRETVLEKSHHVVMSKSPNKHNRLYFEARPMEEGLAEAIDEGRIGPRDDPKVRGKVLSEEFGWDKDLAKKIWCFGPETIGPNMVVDMCKGVQYLNEIKDSVVAAFQWASKEGALAEENMRGICFEICDVVLHADAIHRGGGQLIPTARRVMYAAQLTAKPRLLEPVYLVEIQAPEQALGGIYNVLNQKRGHVFEELQRPGTPLYNIKAYLPVIESFKFADTLRLATGGQAFPQSVFHHWDMMSTDPMDPSSQAGRLVIDIRKRKGLKDHITPLSDYEDRL